AACCCGTTGAAAATCTCTTTGTTCACATTTGTGACACCGATGCTTGCGAATTATTAGAAATAAGTGAAACATATGAACTGCAAATTGATATACAAAGAAGAGAATTAACAAAAAGAAATCACTCTGCGACTCACCTTCTCCAATCTGCTTTGATTGAGGTATTAGGTAAACATGTTAAACAGGCCGGATCCAGTGTTGATTTTGAAAAATTACGATTTGATTTCACCCATATGCAAGCTGTCAGTGCTGAAGAATTGCAACAAGTTGAGGAACTCGTAAATCAAAAAATTAATTCCGCACTTGAAGTTAATGCTAATATTATGACAAAAGATGAAGCAATTCATAAAGGAGCACTGGCCCTATTTGGAGAAAAATATGGTGATAATGTTCGAGTACTCACCATGGGAGATTTTTCCACTGAACTTTGCGGAGGAACCCACGTTGATAATACAAAGGAAATAAGTCTATTTGTCATTCTCAGTGAATCTTCTTTAAGTACTGGAGTGAGAAGAATTGAAGCAACAACATCAGACAATGCATTTCACTACCTGACCCGCAGATCACGTTTATTAGGAGAGATTGAACGACTCGCAAATGCAAAAGATACGGCCTCGATTGATAAGTTCAACTACTATATAGAAGAGGTCAAAAACAAATCTAAGGAAATTGCACAACTAAAAGATAAATTACAATCTAGTCAATCTGATGAGTTGTTTTCAAATCCTCAGAAAATTGGTGATTTTGTCTTTGTAAGTGCCATTGCTCCTGAAGGAGCTGATTCACGAAAAATTTCAGATATATTTATGGACAAAAACAATAACGGTATCTTGTTACTATTTGGCCAGAAAGGAGATAAGCAATCAATTCTGATTCGTAGACCAAAGGACTTAAAAACAATTCACTGTGGAAACATTTTGAAATCAGCTCTTGAATTAATTGGTGGTCGTGGAGGAGGTAAACCTGAACTTGCGCAAGGATCTGGAGAACTAGGCGGCATAGAGGTTGTAACAAGATTTGTTAAAAAAAGTATTGAAGAAGCTATCATAAAATAAGGGTCAGCACTTTGATGAAAATTATCCTCATACTCACTTTAATGTTTACTTTTTCTTGTCGTAAAAAAGTCGACACTATTAGTGAGGACAATATCATTAGAGCAGCACTCAATGGAAAGATTGACTCAATTGACCCTGGCGTGGCCTACGATTCTGTTTCCGGAACAATCATATCTCAAGTTTATGAAACACTATTTGAATATCATTATTTAAAACGTCCACTTGCAATGAGACCACTTTTATCAGATGGATTTCCCGTTTATAGTGAAGATAAAAAAACCATTACTTTTACAATCAAAGAAAATGTCCCTTATCATTATGACCCCTCATTCAAAGGTCAAAAAAGATTTGTTGAGGCCAAAGATTTCATAACAGCACTTAAAAGGGTTGCTTTCAAAGGAACTCAATCAAAAGGGTGGTGGCTTTTTCGAGATAAAATAATTGGATTAGATGAATTTAGAGATAAAGCAAAAACTGATATCAACAAATTAGTCACTTTAGACATTGAAGGATTAAAAGCATTAAGTAAAACGCAGTTTCAAATTAAATTAAAAAGATATGATCCACAGTTTCTCTTTGCTTTTACTATGCCTTTTACCTCTCCTATCCCGTTAGAAAGTGTTATCTATTATAATAATATGTTTGAACAAATTGAAGTTGGTACTGGCCCATTTAAGTTGACTTCTCTTAATAAAAACTCTGGCGCAAAACTTCAGCGATTTCCTAACTATAATGTTTCTAAATATCCCTCAGAAGGTGATCGTTATTCTCATGATTTTGAATTGTTAAAAGATGCTGGTAAGATTTTACCGCTATCTGATGGAATTCAATTTTTTGTACTAAACGAAGCTCAACCTAGATGGCTTAATTTTTTGAAAAAAAATTTGGATTTTATTTTGCTCGTTAAAGATAATTTCTCAATGGTTATTGACCAAGATGGAACTATTTCACAAAAACTAGAAAAAGAAGGAGTTCAACTCGTCGTTTCTCCAACCCTAACCTATTGGTGGATATCTTTTAATATGGAAAACGGACTCGTTGGAAAGAACCTCTTTTTACGCAAGGCAATTGCCCACGCTATCGATGTTGATAAATACATAGATCTCTTCACGAAGAATGTTGGTCTGAAGGCCTATTCTATTTATCCTCCGGGAATCCCGGGACATGACCCAAACCATCAAAGACCATATGAATATGACCTAGAAAAGGCAAAAAATTACCTTGAAAAAGCTGGTTATCCAGGAGGAAGGGGACTTCCCAGTATTGATATCAATATGAGAGGAAACAACACGACCTGGAGACAAAAGGGCGAGTTTTTTAAGTCGCAATTGGAAAAAATTGGAATTCATACAAATGTTGTTTTAAATCCCTATCCAACTTTCTTAGACAAAGAATCAAAAGGAAAACTAGTTTTATGGCCAGGAGGATGGGCCTTAGATTATCCAGATGCGGAAAATATTTTACAACTTTTGCATAGTGCAAATGTAACTCCCGGGCCGAATGCTGCTAATTACAACAATCCTAAAATTGATTCACTTATTGATAAATTGAAATTGATGGAAAATGGTGATGATAAATATAAAATAATGAAAGAAATCGAACATATTGTGGAAGAAGAACTTCCATGGATACTTCTTTACTATGACAGAAAATATTATATTAATCACTCTTATCTTCAAAACTACAGACATTCAGACATTATTCAAAATTTTTATAAATATCTAAAAATTGTGGGTAAATAACATTGACTCTTAAGTTATAGGGAAATATTTGCCGGTTTTCTGAACTCTTTTATCAAACATTGAAAATTTTTGCCTTTTTCCGATTAAATTTATGCCTCTAAGTAAGAAAGAGGCGGCCAAAACGCAATGGCCAGACCTGCAACTAAGGAAAAGTCATGTTTAAAAGTATGCGACTGACCCTAATTTCTATTTCGCTTATCCTGTTATTTAAAAGTGCTCTCGCAAAAGACTTTATAATCTACAGTATTGTACAGGATATTCCGATGGGAGAACCTAATGAAATTGTAAAAAAGAACTACTATGTGAATCTAGGTAAGGGCCAGGGAGTAAATCAGGGTACAGTCCTGAATGTTTACCGGCAAATTTCAAGAATTGACGCCTACGAAAGTAAACAACGTTTCAATTACAATATCAAAATAGGCGAGTTAAAAGTTATTCACTCTGAAGATTCTAGTTCAATAGGACTTATTCAAAATTTCAGAGATCAAAAAGATGACCCTCTTTTTGAAATCTCAGGGTTAATGATTGGAGACAAAGTAGATGTTAAAATTGAATAATCACTCAACTGGATGACTCTTCAAAACATCTCTACGATCTTTCACCATTTGAATCATTTTTTCTATGGCATTGATAGATTTTTCCATTCTCTTTAATAATTTTTCATCAACGTCTTCTTGTTTTTCAAGAGTTGAAAGAACAAAGCTCCCCATTCCCTGAGCGATTACGAGCTGATTGCTTATATCATGCAAAAATTGTCTTTCCGTTTGCTCTTCTCCATTTTCTGACATATCACCCTACTTTGAAAATTCTGTCTAGTTACTATTATAAACATTTATATTTAAAGTGGAAGTTTTAGATAGACAAAAATGAGAAATTAAAATCATCCAAATTCACGACATTTTCATTTTTTTTAGGAAATCCTTCATTACCTGTCATCAGCTTCTCTCTCTTGTTCAAAGTAATGATTTCTACTGATATTTCATTTTCCAATAATAAGATATGAATTGAGATGATGGTAGCATGCAAATTCACTCACAAAACTACATTATGCAGCATATCAATAGGAAACATTCTAAACTTCCCCATATTTCGTTAGATTTTTTATCTTTAACTTACTCGCATTATATTAGTATAAAAATTTTTTTAATTGCTACAACTTTTTCCTTATTCTCAGAAGAGATATTCACAAACAGAAATTGTAAAAGACTTTGAATTTTTAGAGCTTAGATAAAGTTCATCTTGGATACAAATTCTATGATATGCTCTTTGATTTTTGCACAAATTTTACCTTCACTAAAATTGTGGATTCAATCATAAGCTTCAATAATGGCCAAGTTTAGAGATGTTGAAAATGTTTATTTTGGTCGTCAAAGGGCCAACAGAACTCTGGCATTTGTGATGAGAGCACTTTTGCATTCAAATTCTTTTTTAATTAATTCAGGAGAGCTTCTGCAAATAGAAGAAGGAGCTGATGAATTCACTCTTCAAAATAAAAAATAGCGAATAATATTTTTTACATAACTTCACAAATCGGAGAAGAAACGTTTAAAGGTTGTAGTTCTATGGCCATTGTAAGTAAACTTTCAATATCAGAGATGTGTACTCTACAAGAAAGTAGGAGAATAAATGACAATACTCGCGAATAAACATTATTACAAACAAATGAATTATTCATTTATTTGTCCATACAAAACTCCATCGCTAATTTCTAAAATTTTCAGGTTGAATAAGTAAACCTTTCCGACCTCAAAATTTAAAGTCTTTGCTTTTATACATATTCTAAAAATTTTCTTTCCTTTAAAAGTTCCTTTGAAACAAAAATAATATGCGTAATTTATTTCTTGCTTAACTATCCCCTCACATTTGCCCATCACAATTAGACTTCTCAAAATGACCTCCTACTAGGAATGACAATTTCAAATATGGAAACTAATATTGACGACAAAAGTCTGATATTATTAAACTGTACCCGATTGTGTTGTCTCCTTTAATGGATTATGCTCAGATAGGACCCTTAAATTCAAAAAGTATGAGCAAATAGGATTAACCATGTCTAAAAATAAAAAAACTTTACCAAAACTTTTTAAATATAGAGTCTCAAAAAATCCTAAACTTAAGGCCATTGGCCAAGTAAAAAAAGGTTCTGTCTCTTATATCTCATACGAAGAATACTCAACTACGATTGAGCAACTTTCATTGTCACTTATCAAACACGATATGATGAAAGGCTCAAAAGTATCTATACTTTCTCTCACCAGAAAAGAATGGAATTATTTTGACTTGGCCATTATGCTGGCCGGAGGAATAACTATTCCGATTTACCCCAGTTACTTGCCTTCTGAAATCGAATATATTTTTAAACATTCTGAAAGTGAGATTTTAATTATTGAGGATAAATCTCAACTCTCAAAAATTATTCAAGTACAAAAAAATCTTCCTAATCTCAGAGTGATAGTATCAATTGAACGAATTAACGAAAACGAAAGAAATGGATTAAATGCAAATATTTCTTTTTATAATTACAAAGAATTCCTTCAACTTGGAAAACAGGAAAAAGAATTATATCCAGAAAGATTTCAAAACTATATGGATGATGTTGTTGGAGAAGATATAGCTTCAATAATTTATACGTCAGGGACAACAGGAGAGCCAAAAGGTGCCGTCATTACTCAACACGCTTTTTCTTCAATGCTCTACAATCTCAGAATAACCTTGAAGGGAAGTATTTCAAATGAAGATAAAAATCTTGTCTTTCTCCCACTTAGCCACGTTTTTGGACGTGTTGATTCTCTACTTTTTCTTCCACTTGGAATCATTACAACTTATGCTGAATGTATAGAAAAAATATTAGACAATCTTACGATTGTAAGGCCTACATTCATTCTGGCCGTTCCAAGAATCTTTGAAAAAGTTTATGCGAAAGTAATGGATCAGATTGAAAGCGGTTCGACTCTAAAACAAAAAATTTTTCAAAATGCATTAAGTGTTTCAAATAATTATTTTGAAAAAATTGAAAGTGATGTTTCTCCTACTCCTCTTGAAATTGCGGCAAGAGAAGTCGCTTATAATGTAGTATTTAAAAAAATCTATAACAAATTTGGAGGAGAGATACGCTTTTTTGCTTCAGGAGGAGCACCTTTAAGTGTAGATATTATTAAATTTTTACGAAACTGTAACCTTACCGTTCTTGAAGGATATGGGCTAACTGAAACAATTGCTCCTTGCTCTTTAAACCTTGTAGGGAAACAAATACCAGGAACAGTAGGTGTCCCCATGGGGGATGTTCAGTTTAAATTCGCTAGCGATGGTGAAATACTCATTAAAACAGAAGCTCTCTTTAGTGGTTACTATAAAAATGAAGTTGAAACTAAAAAAGCAATAGATGAAGACGGATGGTTTCACAGTGGAGATATTGGAGAATTTACTTCTGAAGGATACTTGAAAATTACAGACCGAAAAAAAGATATCATTATTACATCTGGCGGAAAAAACGTCGCTCCTCAAAAAATTGAAAATATGATGAAGTTACAAAAATATATCTCTCACTTTATGGTAATTGGGGATAAGAGAAAATATTTAACCGGAATCGTTGGAATAGAAAAAGAAGTATTTGCTGATAGATTAGACGAGTTTGGCCTCAATCAACACTCTACCATAGAAGATTATGCCAAAAACTCTCATATTCAACAGTTAATTCAGTCGAATATTGATCTCGTTAATAGTTCACTTCCCAGTTTTGAAACAATTAAATCTTTTTACATTGCCCCTAGCGAGTTCTCTGTCGAAGGAGGACAACTTACCCCGTCTCTTAAACTCAAGAAAAAAGTTTTACTAAAAGAGTATGAATCAGAAATTAACGCAATGTATCCTTGATTTCAAGAGATTCTTTGACATCTATACGCTTTTAAAATATAAGAGTCTCTTACCGGTATTTTGATAGAGAAGAGGTTAAAAATGGCCAGAATTACAATTGAAGATTGTCTAGAAAAGGTAGAAAACAGATACGAACTCGTTCATTTAACAGTTAAAAGAGTTAAACAACTACGTGATGGATCTGAACCTCTTGTGAGAAGTAGAAACAAGGACATTGTTACTGCTCTTCGTGAAATTGCTGCCGACAAGGTTAAACATGCTCCTGTCGATGAGTATGATTCAGATGAATTTTAATTAAAATCATTAAAAAAATTTAAAATAAAAAGAGCTCCGATTGGAGCTCTTTTTTTATTTTCTACTACGTGGAAAAGCAACTTTAAAAACATCCTGTAGTGTTTCCACAGGATAGAATTTAAGACCTTTTCGATGGCGTTCTGGGACTTCCTTCAAGTCTTTTTCGTTCTGT
The nucleotide sequence above comes from Halobacteriovoraceae bacterium. Encoded proteins:
- a CDS encoding long-chain fatty acid--CoA ligase; the protein is MSKNKKTLPKLFKYRVSKNPKLKAIGQVKKGSVSYISYEEYSTTIEQLSLSLIKHDMMKGSKVSILSLTRKEWNYFDLAIMLAGGITIPIYPSYLPSEIEYIFKHSESEILIIEDKSQLSKIIQVQKNLPNLRVIVSIERINENERNGLNANISFYNYKEFLQLGKQEKELYPERFQNYMDDVVGEDIASIIYTSGTTGEPKGAVITQHAFSSMLYNLRITLKGSISNEDKNLVFLPLSHVFGRVDSLLFLPLGIITTYAECIEKILDNLTIVRPTFILAVPRIFEKVYAKVMDQIESGSTLKQKIFQNALSVSNNYFEKIESDVSPTPLEIAAREVAYNVVFKKIYNKFGGEIRFFASGGAPLSVDIIKFLRNCNLTVLEGYGLTETIAPCSLNLVGKQIPGTVGVPMGDVQFKFASDGEILIKTEALFSGYYKNEVETKKAIDEDGWFHSGDIGEFTSEGYLKITDRKKDIIITSGGKNVAPQKIENMMKLQKYISHFMVIGDKRKYLTGIVGIEKEVFADRLDEFGLNQHSTIEDYAKNSHIQQLIQSNIDLVNSSLPSFETIKSFYIAPSEFSVEGGQLTPSLKLKKKVLLKEYESEINAMYP
- a CDS encoding DNA-directed RNA polymerase subunit omega → MARITIEDCLEKVENRYELVHLTVKRVKQLRDGSEPLVRSRNKDIVTALREIAADKVKHAPVDEYDSDEF